The genomic stretch TGACAAGACCGGGAAACTCACCCCGCCCTCCCACTATGAATCCATCCATATTGAAGCTTATGAGCCTGTCTACAAACGGGATATAGTTACATATCTCTGCAAAGGCGGAGTTTATAAGAAGCGTAATCCTTACATCAGGGAAGGCGTCTTTCAGGCCTGCCATCACAGGGGTAGTTTGAACAAGATCTCCCATACGTGTCAGATTGATTATAAGGACATTTTCCATTGCTCAATCCTTCTTTGCAGCAAACTGCCTGCCGATCTCATTAATCAATACAAATACTTTATCCGCCCGTGAAAGTTCACCCACGCCGGATGCCATATCATCAACGATATCAGTCATTGCAATCGCCCCTCTGTTTCTGAACCGCTCCAGATACAGCCCCAGTTCAGTATGCCTGCCGGCCTCTTCAATAAGACCTTCCACATCTTCTTTTCCCGAATCCCACGAAGGACGTTCATATCCCTTTTCAAAGATAAACTCAAACATCTTCTCCATCCTCTGTTCATACGTATGTTCTCTTAAGACCCTTTCCCTGCCTCTTGCCGATATCTCAGCCCCTGCCTCAGGGTTATTGAGATAGTATCTGATTTTTTCCCTTGCATCATTCAGATCTTTGAAGCAAATAATCTCATGACCTGCATTGAAGAGCTCAGACATTTCAGACCTGTAATCCACTAATTGGAAAGATCCGCAGGATGCTATCTCGAATGTCCTTGGATTAACAAAGTCACCGTAAGGATTAACCCCTTCATGATATGCGGACGAATGGAGGTTCATATTTATCCCTGAGGCATTAAATATCCTTACGGATTCTTCAGTATCTATCCATTCACCGCCTCTTTGAATATGGCTCAGCAATGGCATGCCAACACACCACTCGCTCCCCCATATCTTAAGATCAAAATCGAGCAATCCGCTGAAGAAAAACTTCCTGTTATGGTAGCCCGATCCTACAAAGGATATATCACTTCCGTAGGTGTCCATTTCCTTCTTTGACATGTCAAGTCTTCGGTGAATGTCCGGGGAAGCAGCCAGGGGAAGATACGAGTAGTTCCTGACACCCGCAGCCGCCAATTTTTCAAAGAACTCATTCCTCTGGATTGTGAAGAAATAGTCATAAAGGGGAGCTATCCTCTCCCAGTACTTCATAAGCCTGAAGTCCTCAACAAACCAGAAGGCGGTGGGTATCCTGTTCTCTCTAAGCTTCTGCAGACTGGTTTCCGTTAAAGGGGCCTGAGCAAGGGCGAATACGAGGTCTGGCTTGAACTCCGCACATCTCGCTATGGCGGCCTCTGACAGAAAGGAGAGCAACATGGAGCGCAGTTGATTCTGATGGGCATTTTCACTTGTTATCCCGGAGATGGACTGAAAGAGATCGTTATACTTGCTATTGTCAACATAATCAACCTGGTGACCCAGTTTCTTCAAGGCAGAGACGCAGTATCCTGCAACAGGGAGAGAGCCGCCGTATATGGGCCCTGCCACCATGATCTTCAAGCCACTCTTCACAGACTGACGTAATCTTAGTTTCGCAAGGAGACCGTTAAAATAG from Nitrospirota bacterium encodes the following:
- a CDS encoding glycosyltransferase; translation: MSANSHIFRNNIEVMKNNDPVLVSAVINARAGDDLKLYVSKTGMPSMKSGDITLHSLYDPEKEAAGWVEYQREKVEMGSAVVVLGFGLGYHVARLCELDICRISGMDIIVFEPRLDILKTALENVDLTPVLSRVKLVTGDSMPVLPKGFTIAEHGPSVAISGAYFNGLLAKLRLRQSVKSGLKIMVAGPIYGGSLPVAGYCVSALKKLGHQVDYVDNSKYNDLFQSISGITSENAHQNQLRSMLLSFLSEAAIARCAEFKPDLVFALAQAPLTETSLQKLRENRIPTAFWFVEDFRLMKYWERIAPLYDYFFTIQRNEFFEKLAAAGVRNYSYLPLAASPDIHRRLDMSKKEMDTYGSDISFVGSGYHNRKFFFSGLLDFDLKIWGSEWCVGMPLLSHIQRGGEWIDTEESVRIFNASGINMNLHSSAYHEGVNPYGDFVNPRTFEIASCGSFQLVDYRSEMSELFNAGHEIICFKDLNDAREKIRYYLNNPEAGAEISARGRERVLREHTYEQRMEKMFEFIFEKGYERPSWDSGKEDVEGLIEEAGRHTELGLYLERFRNRGAIAMTDIVDDMASGVGELSRADKVFVLINEIGRQFAAKKD